The genomic segment ATTTGCTCGGAATAGGCAGGAATGAAGTCAAAGCCCATCGATTCCGATTCGTACTTTACAGAAGTTGTTACTTCAATCCGATTGTCACTATTGAACAATTTGACGGACGAACCGCTTAGCGTTGCATGGTTATCCGATAGCACTTTGGCAACCACTCCAGGAATTTTTGCTGTTGCCGTTTGCAAGCCAGCGTAGACATAAGTCTGCAACTCAACATCGCCTGGCAATGCGCTGCTCAATACCGAGTCAATCGCACCGTATTCAATCTCGCTATGGGACCAATCGGGGTGCACTGCTCTCAGCTGGCTCCTAGCAATTCCTAGTCTAAGACCGAGGTAATTTTGGTCATAATACCGTTTGGGTGACAAATCATACTTGAGAATAGCCGTATCCATCTCAACATAAATATCCTTCACAGCCGCAATACTCGCCTGCTGCGCACTGTTCGACGCCTGCTCCTTGTCTACAAAAATGGTCGAAAAGTTGAAAAGCGCAACAAACACCAGCATGAACATAAACCAGTAAATCGTCAGAGTGAAGATCGTCATATTTCCACGTTCATTTTGCAAGTGACGCAGTATACGTACCATTAGTTCATCACCCTGCTCGTCATTTCCCGATCAAAGGAGATATATCGGTCTTCCTCTTTGATATAGAGCCAGTCAGGAAGAAACCCCAGCTCCATCTGAACGCCGACTTTGGCGGTAAAATATCCGTCGACTCCCCCTGAGATATCCGCCCCTTTAAAGGAAATGTAGCCTCCTGCCGCATTCACCACGTTTTTGGCAGCTTGCGTGGCTTCTCCCGAATTCCCCGTTATGGCATACACCTTCGCCGCCTCATTGGCTGCCGACTGCGAGATGATTACGCCGTAGACACCCACAAGAAACTGCCAGCAAATCAGCATGATCAGAAAGACGAACGGCAGTATGGCGATAAACTCCACGGTGACGGAGCCCTTTTCATTTGTAACAATCCTCTTCAGGCGCATTCTTCGCTCATCTCCTTTCGCGCTTATTTGCAAGCTACCTCTCATCAAGCAGCAATCCTCCCGACACAGCAGCTTCTGCTCCTGCCGCTTCTTCTTTCCACTTATTCACGTACATCATGAACATGACCGCGAAAAACGGAAGAACAATCACGTTGAGCAAAAGCTCGATAAACATAACCGCTCCGAAGGTCGAGGTGATGGACGTGACGAGGAACAGACCCGCCAAACTGATTAGCCATTCCACCAAGCTCACTAGCAACAGCAAGCCAAAGATTTGCAAGAAATGCTTTTTCCCCATTTCCAGGGCACCTCGCCAGCAACGCCAAGCTGATTGTTTTTTCAGCACCACGAAAAACGGCGTCAAATAAAACAAAACCAGAATGATCAAACCGGGTATCATGAATAGCATCATTCCTGCGGATACAAGAAAGCTAAACACGATCCCGAAAACGAACACGGAAAAGCTGTGTTCGAAAAAAGCCCGAAATGCCTTTCGAACCGGGCGCTCATCGCCGTCCAAATCGCTTTGCACATATTGGGCAAAAGGGATCTGGAGGATCAGCAAAAACAGAAGAAGTAAAAATAGGTTGAAAAAGCTTGCTACAAATTTTGCACCCGTGATGGCGGCGAGCAGGTTAAGGAAGTTAAGCGTAAAGTTGTGTATCAGAAAAAACGGCACAACGAGCACTGCAGACAAGAGCAGCAGGGACTCGATGTTTCGCGCGTAAAACCGAATGCTTTCTTTGATTGGATGCATATGCTCTCACCTTTCCTGCTAAGGGTTTCTCAGTTTATCCATCAGCCCGTTTTCCAAGATGGTCTTGTTTAGACTCTCGTGGGCTTCCCGCAACTGTTCAACCGAATGGAAAGATTCATGTTTCCCTATCGTATGAGTCTCAAAGCTTTTCACAGATTCATCCGCAATATTTCGCAACGTTTTGTCTTTGTATGCCAAGAGCAAGTCGTGCAGCTTTTTTCGTTTCTGCTCCTGCACCCGATCCAGTTCTACTCGATTAGGCTGGAAAAACTGATACAGTCGGTCCACTGAGTCCTTGATCAACACCTGCTTGCGGATGCGATCATACAAAATGTAGTCGGATTCAAATAAAACATCGCGCAACGCCGTTTCTTCTCCCTCGATCACGTAGTTGCGCGCAAAGAACTGATTGAGCAGATCCATCCCACGAGCATGAATGGCACGCAGTTGATCCCTGCTTTTGATCATGGTTTCGCAAACGTCGATCAGCTTCTCCACATCTTGCCGTATCACAGCATCCATCTTATCGTGGTAGCTGGGCAGCAGCGCTTTGAGATGCTCGTATTTTTGCTGGTACATCTCGATCGGCTTCTCTTTATCAATGGCCAGATTGTTCTTAATCTTGCGCCCCGCATGTGCATGCACCAAAAACAATTTCACCACTGGCTCTGCTTCATTGCGGCGAACTACTTCACCATCCGGTCGCAGCACCAAGTACCCGACAGCGTCTTTTTTCCCCCATTTCCAGTACGCTACATGATAGTAATATTCTCCGTTTACGTAGGCTGGGTAATTGTACAGCTCCGTTCTCTCCAAAAAACGCTTATGCCGCTCGATTTGAGCCTGTACCTGTGGTGTATTCACGACTTTCATAGCAAAGGACCTCCGTTACGCAAATAAGGATTTCACCCAGCCAACAGCTTTTCCGACCCCATCCCGGATTCCACGAGTAATTGCTCCGCCGGCTAGCTTGTCAGCGTACTTCACGAGTTTGCTCAAGCCCCACAAGACCGCACCGGTGACAACAAGCACACCACCTACGGCCTGCCCGCCTGGTATGACAGAAGCAATGACCCCTGCATCCATCAGTACACTGCCGAAATTACCGACGCCATCCACAAATTTCTCATTTTGTGTGGCTTCACTCTGGCTCGGATCAAATGCCATGCCAAAGCTTCCAAATGTATCGATAACATCAAACGGAAGGCTGATGGCTGCTACGCCAACATTCAAACCTTTCACGATCCCCGGCATTCTAACGCCGGATGGATTTGCCGAATTGGTCAGCTGACCGCCTTGGAAAATATCCCGGAAGCTGTTATTCGGCAATTGCGCCAACACAAACTGATAGTTGGCCCATGCGTTCATCCCGTCGAGTGTATCAACACCCATGCCTGTTACAGTACCTGCATACGGCGTATTCTTGAAGGCTAAATCAAGGCCTTTTATTGCCAGGTCTCCCATTAACATGCCTTTGCCCCGAAGTCCCGTCGCCATATCTACTTCGCCGTTCATAAGCAAATCAGCGCTGTATGCCAGCGTACCGCCCATTACGTCTTTGAACGTCCATTTGATTGCACCGTATTCCAGCGTCTCCGTCATCGGTTTCGAACCATCAGAGTTTGCACCAGGTGGCTGCATTTCTATATTCGTTGTCGGGGCGGTTGCGTTTGGCGCTTGCGGGTTCGGTTGATTGACATTCGGCGCTTGCAGGTCCGGTTGATTGACGTTTGGAGCCTGCAGATTTGGCTGCTGCCAATTCGGCGCCTGTGTGTTCGGTGCCTGCAGATTCGGCTGCTCCCAGTTCGGGGCCTGCACATTCGGCTGTTCCCAGTTTGGCGCCTGTATGTTCGGCTGTTCCCAGTTTGGCGCCTGTATGTTCGGTTGCTGCCAATTTGGCGCATTGTAATCCGGCGCTTGCAGATTAACAGATGATGCCAGAGCCGCAAGTGGAAGCAGATTCATCAAAAGAATCAGAAAAGCAAAGGTAGCCGCTGCAATTGGGCCTCTAATCCATTTCCTCACTTCACAAACCTCCTTTTGGAGATTTCGACTTTAGTTCGTTTTCGTATTCTGCGCAAACTTCTGGTTGATCGCATTCACCGTTTCCTTATAGGACTTATCGTTCAAGGAATCCAGAAAGTCCTCCAATTCGTCCGCCTTTTTCTTGGCTATATCCTTCTGTTCGTCCTTCATGGTTCGGAGACGATTGGCGAGTTCATCCGGAATCATGTCATCCGCACCCATGGTCGTAATGGCAGAATTCATATTGTAGCTTTCATCGCCAGCAATGATTCTCCAGTCTGCTGCGAACGAACTGATGTCTGTCTTACGTGATATGCGCGTGTCAAAAGCCTGATAGGACGCATCTGCTTTCCACTTTTTCCATTTGTCTGCAATCTCTTTCCCACGATTGAATTCTTCCTGTAGTTCTTTTTGATCCTGAATCAGTACGTAGCGACCTCCTGCTGCCTTGGCCACTTCTTTTAGCTGTTGCTGCCCTGGGCCGTCCACGCCAAAACCAATTACGTTAATAATCGGTGTAATCGCTGATTGGGAAAGTTGTTTTGCTGCTTCAGCGGGGTTTCCGCCGCATGTTTCGATTCCGTCGCTAACCAGGTAAATCATATTGGTGTTTTTGTCCCCTGAAAATTTGCTCAAATCCTTCATTGCTTCCTGCAAGGAGTAGGCAATCGGGGTATATCCCGCAGGCTGAAACTGATTCAAGGAACTCTGCAGTTTTTCTTTGTTGTAAGGCTGCATTCCGTATACCAAATCACTGCTGCCGCAGGAGAGCGCTTTATCCGACTCTTTCCCGCTGCCCTTATGTCCGTATACGCGCAGAGCCACATTGGCCTGTGGCGGCAATGATTCAGCAAAGGCTTTGATAGCATCTTTGGCAGCATCCATCCTTGTCTTGCCGTTCGCCATTGCACCCATGCTGCCACTTGCGTCAAGAATAATCTCCACATTGTAGTTTTCCTTGTACTGGTAGCGAGGATCTTCGATTTCCGGACTTCCGAAATAATCCATCTTCATGTCATCAATAATTTGTTGCGGATCTGGATAGCTCTCCGCGAACAAACCTAAGAGGGCAAGGTAATACAGATTCGTGATTTCTTCGTCTGGATTTTCAATATAAGGGAATTTCTTTAATTCCGTTTCTATCTCTTCCTTGTTGTCGTCATACGACTTCCCCGCAAAAAGCCCAGGAGGAGTGTTCAAAAAATCCTCTGTTGTTTCCCGTTTTAGCAGGGGGCCAGCCTTTACCATTGCCTCCAGCGCTTTTATTTTTTCTTCTCTGCTCATCTCGGTGTTCGTTTCACCAGTGTTGTCTGGAGGCTGTTGTGTTTCTGTGCCTGATGGAACAGAGGGTGGCTGCCCATCCGTGGTCTGTGGAGTTTCCGGTTGATTTCCTGCCTCTTGTGAACACGCCGTTAGCAGGCTAAAAAGGAGGATGGCCGCAAAAATTCCCTTCACAAATCTCATCGACTGCTACCTCCTGCTTCCTACAGATTTACTATGTATGTGTGGCGGTGAAGGAAAGCCCTTCACCGCCAACTTTTCCAATGTTTGTAACCAAACAGCATTCACTCAGATTACTTCCCATCCAAGTCTCCGATGATATTGCCAAGCGTTTCACCAATTGATTTTCCTACACCGTCAGGATTACCTTTGAAGTAAGTGATTACTGCTCCAAACACGGCGATCACCACACCTGCCAGCGCGATCCATTCAATGGCTTGAGCACCTTTCTGATTATGCAGAGCTCCTTGGACTTTTACATACAGTTTTTGCATCATGGTTTTCATAAAATATCTTCTCCCCTCATGGTTAAAATGAATTTGATAAGGCACATTGTTCACATTACTCATCCCATCTTTGTGACGGGCATCACCTCCCATAAAGTCAAAACATACATTATGGCATGATGCCAGAGAACAAATCGAGGTTCTCTAAAATATTCAATACCATCAAACCGCCAATCAGGATAATCGCTGTAGGAGTCACGACAAACGTGGTGATCAGGGTTACTTTCGGCGACGCCTTGGCC from the Brevibacillus brevis genome contains:
- a CDS encoding Tad domain-containing protein, which gives rise to MVRILRHLQNERGNMTIFTLTIYWFMFMLVFVALFNFSTIFVDKEQASNSAQQASIAAVKDIYVEMDTAILKYDLSPKRYYDQNYLGLRLGIARSQLRAVHPDWSHSEIEYGAIDSVLSSALPGDVELQTYVYAGLQTATAKIPGVVAKVLSDNHATLSGSSVKLFNSDNRIEVTTSVKYESESMGFDFIPAYSEQIYQTGESRRIGFIDEVSGWANPHIPM
- a CDS encoding TadE/TadG family type IV pilus assembly protein, which produces MRGSLQISAKGDERRMRLKRIVTNEKGSVTVEFIAILPFVFLIMLICWQFLVGVYGVIISQSAANEAAKVYAITGNSGEATQAAKNVVNAAGGYISFKGADISGGVDGYFTAKVGVQMELGFLPDWLYIKEEDRYISFDREMTSRVMN
- a CDS encoding vWA domain-containing protein, giving the protein MRFVKGIFAAILLFSLLTACSQEAGNQPETPQTTDGQPPSVPSGTETQQPPDNTGETNTEMSREEKIKALEAMVKAGPLLKRETTEDFLNTPPGLFAGKSYDDNKEEIETELKKFPYIENPDEEITNLYYLALLGLFAESYPDPQQIIDDMKMDYFGSPEIEDPRYQYKENYNVEIILDASGSMGAMANGKTRMDAAKDAIKAFAESLPPQANVALRVYGHKGSGKESDKALSCGSSDLVYGMQPYNKEKLQSSLNQFQPAGYTPIAYSLQEAMKDLSKFSGDKNTNMIYLVSDGIETCGGNPAEAAKQLSQSAITPIINVIGFGVDGPGQQQLKEVAKAAGGRYVLIQDQKELQEEFNRGKEIADKWKKWKADASYQAFDTRISRKTDISSFAADWRIIAGDESYNMNSAITTMGADDMIPDELANRLRTMKDEQKDIAKKKADELEDFLDSLNDKSYKETVNAINQKFAQNTKTN